The Streptomyces kanamyceticus genome window below encodes:
- a CDS encoding ABC transporter permease — MLKATLRSFLAHKGRLMLSALAVILSVAFVAGSLIFSDTVTRTFDRLFASTAADVTVSPKEDLDEAVPSGQTPTVPASLRQRVAKVPGVADAHVDASVRNITVVDRKNESVGPTTGAPTIAMNWYRTDRNPVELTSGHAPRGSGQAMIDADTADKKGVELGDTLTVLARPGSFKVEIVGIATFTTTNPGAALLFLDTASAQRELLGSTDVATGISVTAADGVSDTALKHRIAADLGSRYDLKTADEQADSAASEFGSFLDVIKYVMLGFAGVAVLVGIFLIVNTFSMLIAQRTRELGLLRALGADRSQVRRSVLFEALLLGLVGSTLGLAAGIGLALGLIKLMSLLGMNLKSTEMVVGWATPVISYVVGVGVTFVAAYLPARRAAHVSPMAALADAEIAGVGRPLKVRAVAGALVGAAGAAALVGCARADKTSSAASLLGLGVVLTLIATVIAGPLLVRPVIRVLGGAFPAVFGSIGRMSQRNALRNPRRTGATAAALMVGLALVGGLSVASASMTKSFDRQIDKTLGADFVVQNSNFMPFPQEITGKVKDTEGAGLVVRQRFTPVKLAMPDGKNVKTTASGYDQRLDDVAHIPYEQGSSRAALATGHIGMDADFAAKHKVRMGEELPVTFPGGRTTKLTVGALTDVDTAEGFGVEGGIFVGFGTVEKYVPGGQDSALYVNAASGTGADTLRDRLEKTLDPYPQVQVRDQADYKELIRQQIAVMLYLVYALLGLAIVIAVLGVVNTLALSVVERTREIGLLRAIGLGRRQLRRMIRLESVVIAVFGALLGLALGLVWGVAVQQVLALQGMKELAIPWSTIVAVVIGSVVVGLAAALLPALRASRMNVLAAIAHE; from the coding sequence GTGCTGAAGGCGACGCTCAGGAGCTTCCTCGCGCACAAGGGCCGGCTGATGCTCTCCGCCCTTGCCGTCATCCTCTCGGTCGCGTTCGTCGCGGGCAGCCTGATCTTCTCGGACACCGTGACGCGCACGTTCGACCGGCTCTTCGCGTCGACGGCCGCCGATGTGACCGTCTCCCCCAAGGAGGACCTCGACGAGGCGGTGCCCTCGGGACAGACCCCGACGGTGCCCGCGAGCCTGCGGCAGCGGGTGGCGAAGGTCCCCGGTGTCGCGGACGCGCACGTCGACGCCTCGGTCCGGAACATCACGGTCGTCGACAGGAAGAACGAATCGGTCGGACCGACCACCGGCGCACCCACCATCGCCATGAACTGGTACCGCACCGACCGCAACCCCGTGGAGCTCACCTCGGGCCACGCGCCGCGCGGCAGCGGTCAGGCGATGATCGACGCGGACACGGCCGACAAGAAGGGCGTGGAGCTCGGCGACACCCTCACCGTCCTGGCGCGCCCCGGCTCGTTCAAGGTCGAGATCGTCGGCATCGCCACCTTCACCACCACCAATCCCGGCGCCGCCCTCCTGTTCCTGGACACCGCGTCCGCCCAGCGCGAGCTCCTCGGCTCGACGGACGTGGCGACGGGCATCTCGGTGACCGCCGCCGACGGCGTGAGCGACACCGCGCTCAAGCACCGGATCGCCGCCGACCTCGGCTCGCGCTACGACCTCAAGACCGCCGACGAACAGGCCGACTCCGCGGCGTCGGAGTTCGGCAGCTTCCTGGACGTCATCAAGTACGTCATGCTCGGCTTCGCCGGTGTCGCCGTGCTCGTGGGCATCTTCCTGATCGTCAACACCTTCTCGATGCTGATCGCGCAGCGCACCCGCGAACTGGGCCTGCTGCGCGCGCTCGGCGCCGACCGCAGCCAGGTGCGCCGCTCCGTACTCTTCGAGGCGCTGCTGCTCGGGCTCGTCGGCTCCACGCTCGGCCTCGCCGCGGGCATCGGCCTCGCCCTCGGGCTCATCAAGCTCATGAGCCTGCTCGGGATGAACCTGAAGTCCACGGAGATGGTCGTCGGCTGGGCGACGCCCGTCATCTCGTACGTCGTCGGCGTCGGCGTCACCTTCGTCGCCGCGTACCTGCCCGCGCGCCGGGCCGCGCACGTCTCGCCCATGGCCGCGCTCGCGGACGCCGAAATCGCCGGTGTGGGACGGCCGTTGAAGGTACGGGCGGTGGCGGGCGCGCTCGTCGGCGCGGCCGGGGCGGCCGCTCTCGTGGGCTGTGCGAGGGCGGACAAGACCTCGTCGGCGGCGTCGCTGCTGGGGCTCGGTGTCGTACTGACCCTGATCGCCACCGTCATCGCGGGCCCGCTCCTGGTGCGTCCGGTGATCCGGGTCCTCGGCGGTGCCTTCCCCGCCGTGTTCGGTTCGATCGGCCGGATGAGCCAGCGCAACGCGCTGCGCAATCCGCGGCGCACCGGCGCCACGGCCGCCGCGCTGATGGTGGGCCTCGCCCTGGTCGGCGGGCTCTCGGTGGCGAGCGCGTCGATGACCAAGTCGTTCGACCGGCAGATCGACAAAACGCTCGGCGCCGACTTCGTCGTGCAGAACAGCAACTTCATGCCGTTCCCGCAGGAGATCACGGGGAAGGTCAAGGACACCGAGGGTGCGGGACTCGTCGTACGCCAGCGGTTCACGCCCGTCAAACTGGCGATGCCCGACGGCAAGAACGTCAAGACGACCGCGTCCGGCTACGATCAGCGGCTCGACGACGTCGCCCACATCCCGTACGAGCAGGGCAGTTCGCGGGCCGCGCTCGCCACGGGCCACATCGGCATGGACGCGGACTTCGCCGCGAAGCACAAGGTCCGCATGGGCGAGGAACTGCCCGTCACCTTCCCCGGCGGGCGCACGACGAAGCTGACGGTGGGCGCGCTCACCGACGTGGACACGGCCGAGGGCTTCGGCGTCGAGGGCGGAATCTTCGTCGGGTTCGGCACGGTCGAGAAGTACGTGCCGGGCGGCCAGGACTCCGCGCTGTACGTCAACGCCGCCTCCGGCACCGGCGCGGACACCCTGCGCGACCGCCTGGAGAAGACCCTCGACCCCTATCCGCAGGTCCAGGTCCGCGACCAGGCCGACTACAAGGAGCTGATCCGCCAGCAGATCGCCGTCATGCTCTACCTCGTCTACGCCCTGCTCGGCCTGGCGATCGTCATCGCGGTGCTCGGCGTGGTCAACACCCTCGCCCTGTCCGTCGTGGAACGCACCCGCGAGATCGGCCTGCTGCGCGCCATCGGCCTCGGCCGGCGTCAGCTGCGCCGGATGATCCGCCTTGAATCCGTGGTCATCGCGGTGTTCGGGGCACTGCTCGGGCTGGCGCTCGGCCTGGTCTGGGGCGTCGCCGTACAACAGGTCCTCGCGCTCCAGGGCATGAAGGAACTCGCGATCCCGTGGAGCACGATCGTCGCGGTGGTGATCGGTTCGGTCGTCGTGGGCCTCGCGGCGGCGCTGCTGCCCGCGCTGCGCGCGTCGCGCATGAACGTACTCGCGGCCATCGCGCACGAGTGA
- a CDS encoding ABC transporter ATP-binding protein, with the protein MSTPASAPFTGHSGPTAVAARTRGLTKAYGSGETTVLALDSVDVDIARERFTAVMGPSGSGKSTLMHCLAGLDNVSAGQVWLGDTEITGLKERELTRLRRDRIGFMFQSFNLIPTLNALENITLPMDIAGQRPDRAWLEHVIDTLGLRDRLKHRPAQLSGGQQQRVACARALASKPELIFADEPTGNLDSRAGLEVLGFLRDAVDKLGQSVVMVTHDPGAAAHSDLVLFLGDGRIVDDMARPTADTVLERMKRFDSLHAVTPGLPHGPADSATDQG; encoded by the coding sequence TTGTCCACACCTGCTTCGGCACCGTTCACCGGGCACTCGGGGCCCACCGCCGTCGCCGCGCGCACCCGCGGTCTGACCAAGGCCTACGGATCGGGCGAGACGACGGTGCTCGCCCTCGACTCGGTCGACGTGGACATCGCCCGCGAGCGGTTCACCGCCGTCATGGGGCCCTCCGGCTCGGGGAAATCCACACTGATGCACTGCCTGGCCGGGCTCGACAACGTATCGGCGGGCCAGGTGTGGCTCGGCGACACCGAGATCACCGGGCTCAAGGAGCGCGAGCTGACCCGGCTGCGCAGGGACCGCATCGGCTTCATGTTCCAGTCCTTCAACCTCATCCCCACGCTCAACGCCCTGGAGAACATCACGCTCCCGATGGACATCGCGGGACAGCGCCCCGACCGCGCATGGCTGGAGCACGTCATCGACACCCTCGGCCTGCGGGACCGCCTCAAGCACCGGCCCGCCCAGCTCTCGGGCGGACAGCAGCAGCGCGTCGCCTGCGCCCGCGCGCTCGCCTCCAAGCCCGAACTGATCTTCGCCGACGAACCGACGGGGAACCTCGACTCGCGCGCCGGACTCGAAGTGCTCGGCTTCCTGCGCGACGCGGTCGACAAGCTCGGCCAGAGCGTCGTGATGGTCACCCACGACCCCGGCGCGGCCGCCCACTCCGACCTGGTCCTCTTCCTGGGCGACGGACGGATCGTGGACGACATGGCGCGGCCGACGGCGGACACCGTGCTCGAGCGCATGAAGCGTTTCGACTCGCTGCACGCCGTGACACCAGGGCTGCCCCACGGACCCGCCGACAGCGCGACCGACCAGGGCTGA
- a CDS encoding VOC family protein: MPTAIQPIIVTPDVDRLVSFYRELLGAEEAERFPEGDQVFFVQLALDGAELGIVADAATERGEPGRIVLSVRVDGVDDLLKRVEPLGGTVSGEPNDMPWGQRVAHVKDPDGNVVNLCQEL; the protein is encoded by the coding sequence ATGCCCACCGCCATCCAGCCCATCATCGTGACGCCGGACGTCGATCGCCTCGTGTCCTTCTACCGTGAACTCCTCGGCGCCGAGGAGGCCGAGCGGTTTCCCGAGGGCGACCAGGTCTTCTTCGTCCAGCTGGCGCTCGACGGCGCGGAGCTCGGCATCGTCGCGGACGCCGCCACCGAGAGGGGCGAGCCCGGACGGATCGTCCTGAGCGTGCGGGTCGACGGCGTGGACGACCTGCTCAAGCGGGTCGAGCCGCTGGGCGGCACGGTGTCGGGGGAGCCCAACGACATGCCGTGGGGGCAACGCGTCGCGCACGTCAAGGACCCGGACGGCAACGTGGTCAATCTCTGCCAGGAGCTCTGA
- a CDS encoding class I SAM-dependent methyltransferase yields MPPRSPKPGSRDIVHHPVFARFYARQSVAAEPVIGAHRKELLAGLSGRVIEIGAGNGLNFAHYPGAVSEVVAIEPERLLRRLAVSAALRADVPVDVVPGAAEALPVKSEAFDAAVVSLVLCSVRDVPRALGEIRRVLRPGGELRFFEHGKAPGTLMATTQRILDRTVWPPLFGGCHVGRDPLAALREAGFTLGAHRRFLVPAKGPRLPSSYCVLGTARRPDAS; encoded by the coding sequence ATGCCGCCCCGCTCCCCCAAGCCCGGCTCCCGGGACATCGTGCACCACCCCGTCTTCGCCCGCTTCTACGCCCGGCAGAGCGTGGCGGCCGAGCCCGTGATCGGCGCCCACCGCAAGGAACTGCTCGCCGGTCTGTCGGGGCGGGTGATCGAGATCGGCGCGGGCAACGGGCTCAACTTCGCGCACTACCCGGGCGCGGTCTCCGAGGTCGTGGCGATCGAGCCGGAGCGCCTGCTGCGGCGGCTCGCGGTCTCCGCCGCGCTCCGTGCCGACGTGCCGGTCGACGTCGTGCCGGGCGCCGCGGAGGCGCTGCCCGTCAAGAGCGAGGCGTTCGACGCCGCCGTCGTCTCGCTCGTGCTGTGCAGCGTGCGCGACGTGCCCCGGGCGCTCGGCGAGATCCGCCGGGTGCTGCGGCCCGGCGGCGAGCTCCGCTTCTTCGAGCACGGCAAGGCGCCGGGCACGCTGATGGCCACCACCCAGCGGATCCTCGACCGCACGGTGTGGCCGCCCCTGTTCGGCGGCTGTCACGTCGGCCGTGACCCCCTGGCGGCCCTGCGCGAGGCGGGTTTCACACTCGGCGCGCACCGGCGGTTCCTGGTGCCCGCGAAGGGGCCGCGCCTGCCTTCGTCGTACTGCGTGCTCGGCACGGCGCGCCGCCCGGACGCCTCCTGA
- the bioD gene encoding dethiobiotin synthase → MTVIVVSGTGTEIGKTVTTAAVAAVARAAGRSVAVLKPAQTGVGPDDPGDAREVTRLAGEGITTLELARYPEPLAPDVAARRAGLAQVRPQQVADAAAKLATEYDLVLVEGAGGLLVRLDDEGGTLADAARLLGAPVLMVVTAGLGTLNATALTAEALRARGVRQLGPLIGSWPTAPDLASRCNLADLPKDAGTPLLGAVPAGAGSLEGPAFRASAGSWLAPELGGTWDAKAFGEREGAGARGR, encoded by the coding sequence ATGACGGTCATCGTGGTGTCCGGTACGGGCACGGAGATCGGCAAGACCGTGACGACGGCGGCGGTGGCCGCCGTCGCCCGCGCGGCCGGGCGCAGCGTCGCCGTCCTCAAACCGGCGCAGACCGGGGTCGGCCCCGACGATCCCGGCGACGCGCGGGAGGTGACGCGGCTCGCGGGCGAGGGCATCACCACCCTCGAACTCGCGCGCTACCCCGAGCCGTTGGCGCCGGACGTCGCGGCACGGCGGGCCGGACTCGCGCAGGTCCGTCCGCAGCAGGTGGCCGACGCGGCGGCGAAGCTGGCGACCGAGTACGACCTGGTCCTCGTCGAGGGCGCGGGCGGACTGCTCGTACGCCTCGACGACGAGGGCGGCACCCTCGCGGACGCCGCGCGGCTCCTGGGCGCGCCGGTCCTGATGGTCGTGACGGCGGGCCTCGGCACGCTCAACGCGACGGCGCTGACGGCCGAGGCGCTGCGGGCGCGCGGCGTGCGCCAGCTCGGCCCGCTGATCGGCAGCTGGCCGACCGCCCCCGACCTGGCATCCCGCTGCAACCTCGCCGACCTCCCCAAGGACGCGGGCACCCCGCTCCTCGGCGCGGTCCCGGCGGGCGCCGGGTCGCTCGAAGGCCCCGCCTTCCGCGCTTCGGCGGGCAGTTGGCTGGCTCCCGAGCTGGGCGGCACGTGGGACGCGAAGGCGTTCGGTGAGCGGGAGGGGGCGGGGGCGCGGGGGCGTTGA
- a CDS encoding adenosylmethionine--8-amino-7-oxononanoate transaminase, producing MRDLSTADLIALDRQHVWHPYGPMPGTHEPLVVESASGVRMRLADGGTELIDGMSSWWSAIHGYRHPVLDDAVRGQLDRMSHVMFGGLTHEPAVALAKRLVDITPEGLEHVFLSDSGSVAVEVAVKMCLQHWRSLGRPEKRRMLTWRGGYHGDTWQPMAVCDPEGGMHELWQGVLPRQVFADAPPPGFDAYDEAYADHLHELIGTHADELAAVIVEPVVQGAGGMRFHSPGYLRALREACDAHDVLLVFDEIATGFGRTGELFAADHAGVTPDVMCVGKALTGGYLSMAATLCTPRVADGISRGEVPVLAHGPTFMGNPLAAAVAGASIDLLLGQDWRTEVKRIESGLRDGLAEAAALPGVKEVRVLGAIGVVQLDHPVDMAAATDAAVRAGVWVRPFRDLIYTMPPFVTNDDDVARIARAVCAAAKEG from the coding sequence ATGCGTGACCTCTCCACCGCGGACCTGATCGCGCTCGACCGGCAGCACGTCTGGCACCCCTACGGGCCGATGCCCGGCACGCACGAGCCCTTGGTCGTCGAGTCCGCGAGCGGCGTCCGGATGCGTCTCGCGGACGGCGGGACCGAGCTCATCGACGGCATGTCGTCCTGGTGGTCGGCGATCCACGGCTACCGCCACCCCGTCCTCGACGACGCGGTGCGCGGCCAGCTGGACCGCATGAGCCACGTGATGTTCGGCGGACTCACGCACGAGCCCGCCGTCGCCCTCGCCAAGCGCCTCGTCGACATCACGCCCGAGGGCCTGGAGCACGTGTTCCTCTCCGACTCGGGTTCGGTCGCCGTCGAGGTCGCGGTGAAGATGTGCCTGCAGCACTGGCGTTCGCTCGGCCGCCCCGAGAAGCGGCGCATGCTCACGTGGCGCGGCGGCTACCACGGCGACACCTGGCAGCCGATGGCCGTCTGCGACCCCGAGGGGGGCATGCACGAGCTGTGGCAGGGCGTCCTGCCGCGGCAGGTGTTCGCGGACGCGCCGCCGCCCGGTTTCGACGCGTACGACGAGGCGTACGCCGATCACCTCCACGAGCTGATCGGGACGCACGCCGACGAACTCGCCGCCGTGATCGTCGAGCCGGTGGTGCAGGGCGCGGGCGGCATGCGGTTCCACTCCCCCGGCTACCTCCGCGCCCTTCGCGAGGCGTGCGACGCCCATGACGTCCTGCTGGTGTTCGACGAGATCGCGACGGGCTTCGGCCGTACGGGGGAGCTGTTCGCGGCCGACCATGCCGGTGTCACACCCGATGTGATGTGTGTCGGCAAGGCGCTGACCGGCGGCTATCTGTCGATGGCGGCGACGCTGTGCACACCGCGCGTGGCCGACGGCATCTCGCGGGGCGAGGTGCCGGTCCTCGCGCACGGGCCGACGTTCATGGGCAATCCGCTGGCCGCCGCGGTGGCCGGTGCCTCGATCGACCTGCTGCTCGGGCAGGACTGGCGGACCGAGGTCAAACGCATCGAGTCGGGCCTGCGCGACGGTCTGGCCGAGGCGGCCGCCCTGCCCGGCGTCAAGGAGGTCCGCGTCCTCGGGGCGATCGGCGTCGTCCAGCTCGATCACCCGGTGGACATGGCGGCGGCCACGGACGCGGCGGTACGCGCGGGTGTGTGGGTGCGGCCGTTCCGCGACCTGATCTACACGATGCCGCCGTTCGTCACGAATGACGACGACGTGGCACGGATCGCGCGCGCGGTGTGCGCGGCGGCGAAGGAGGGCTGA
- the bioB gene encoding biotin synthase BioB, whose product MDLLNTLVDKGLRRELPTREEALAVLATSDDDLLDVVAAAGKVRRHWFGRRVKLNYLVNLKSGLCPEDCSYCSQRLGSKAEILKYTWLKPDEASQAAAAGVAGGAKRVCLVASGRGPTDRDVDRVAQTIAAVKEANEGVEVCACLGLLSDGQAERLRGAGADAYNHNLNTSEATYGDITKTHTYADRVDTVQKAHAAGLSACSGLIAGMGESDADLVDVVYALRELDADSVPVNFLIPFEGTPLAKEWNLTPQRCLRILAMTRFVCPDIEVRIAGGREVHLRSMQPLALNLANSIFLGDYLTSEGQAGQTDLDMIADAGFEVEGTDQVTLPKHRVDAAAAAAAAAAAGCGGHDAGGCGSHEGGGCGPCGSAETPDESTASSNEPAAEANEARTDLVAVRRRGAGTDLAPNA is encoded by the coding sequence ATGGATCTGCTGAACACGCTGGTGGACAAGGGGCTTCGGCGCGAGCTGCCGACCCGCGAAGAGGCGCTGGCCGTACTGGCCACCTCCGACGACGACCTGCTGGACGTGGTGGCCGCCGCCGGAAAGGTGCGGCGCCACTGGTTCGGGCGACGGGTGAAACTCAACTATCTGGTCAATCTCAAGTCGGGCCTGTGCCCCGAGGACTGCTCGTACTGTTCGCAGCGGCTCGGCTCCAAGGCCGAGATCCTCAAGTACACCTGGCTCAAGCCCGACGAGGCGTCCCAGGCGGCGGCCGCCGGGGTCGCGGGCGGCGCCAAGCGGGTCTGCCTGGTGGCGAGCGGCCGCGGGCCGACGGACCGTGACGTCGACCGGGTCGCGCAGACCATCGCGGCGGTCAAGGAGGCGAACGAGGGCGTCGAGGTGTGCGCCTGTCTGGGCCTGCTCTCGGACGGCCAGGCGGAGCGCCTGCGGGGCGCGGGCGCCGATGCGTACAACCACAACCTCAACACGTCCGAGGCGACGTACGGGGACATCACCAAGACCCATACGTACGCCGACCGTGTCGACACCGTCCAGAAGGCGCACGCGGCGGGCCTCTCCGCCTGCTCGGGGCTGATCGCGGGCATGGGCGAGAGCGACGCCGACCTGGTCGACGTGGTGTACGCGCTGCGCGAACTCGACGCGGACTCCGTGCCGGTGAACTTCCTGATCCCCTTCGAGGGCACGCCGCTGGCCAAGGAGTGGAACCTCACGCCGCAGCGCTGCCTGCGCATCCTCGCCATGACCCGCTTCGTCTGCCCGGACATCGAGGTGCGCATCGCGGGTGGCCGCGAGGTCCATCTGCGCTCCATGCAGCCGCTCGCCCTGAACCTCGCCAACTCCATCTTCCTGGGCGACTACCTGACCAGTGAGGGCCAGGCGGGCCAGACGGACCTGGACATGATCGCGGACGCCGGTTTCGAGGTCGAGGGCACCGACCAGGTGACGCTGCCGAAGCACCGCGTGGACGCGGCGGCGGCCGCGGCGGCGGCCGCGGCGGCGGGCTGTGGCGGGCACGACGCGGGTGGCTGTGGTTCGCACGAGGGCGGCGGATGCGGTCCCTGCGGGAGCGCCGAGACCCCGGACGAATCGACTGCGTCCTCGAACGAGCCCGCGGCCGAAGCCAACGAGGCGCGCACGGACCTGGTGGCGGTGCGTCGCCGGGGCGCGGGAACGGACCTCGCACCCAATGCGTGA
- a CDS encoding 8-amino-7-oxononanoate synthase, protein MSTNRPRVAQPASAPFDWLDEQARLRSAAGLVRTLRSRAADPGGLLDLASNDYLGLTRHPAIAEGAAAAARRWGGGATGSRLVTGTTELHAELERELAEFCGAEAALVFSSGYTANLAALTALAPHGSLIVSDASNHASLIDGCRLARAATQVVPHADPNAVRKTLDAHGGPALMVTDSVFSVDGDAAPLAELATMCREFGAGLVVDDAHGLGVLGTGGRGAPYAAGLAGAPDTVVTLTLSKSFGSQGGAVLGPAKVIEHLVNAARTFIFDTGLAPASAGAALAALRLLRAEPERAARAREVAAELYRLLTAEGLSAVRPEAAVVSVRAPSPDEAVRWAADCRAAGLAVGCFRPPSVPDGISRLRLTARADLTGEQIADAVRVISRNAPG, encoded by the coding sequence ATGTCTACAAACAGGCCCCGTGTGGCGCAACCGGCGAGCGCACCGTTCGACTGGCTCGACGAGCAGGCCAGGCTACGGTCGGCGGCCGGTCTCGTGCGCACCCTGCGCTCCCGCGCGGCCGACCCGGGCGGCCTCCTGGACCTGGCGAGCAACGACTACCTGGGCCTGACCCGGCACCCCGCGATCGCCGAGGGCGCGGCCGCGGCGGCCCGGCGCTGGGGCGGCGGCGCGACCGGCTCGCGCCTGGTGACGGGCACGACGGAGCTGCACGCCGAGCTGGAGCGTGAACTGGCGGAATTCTGCGGCGCCGAGGCGGCGCTGGTGTTCTCCTCCGGGTACACGGCGAACCTCGCGGCCCTCACCGCGCTCGCCCCGCACGGCTCCCTGATCGTCTCCGACGCGAGCAACCACGCCTCGCTGATCGACGGCTGCCGCCTCGCCCGCGCCGCGACGCAGGTGGTGCCGCACGCCGACCCGAACGCGGTGCGCAAGACGCTGGACGCCCACGGCGGCCCCGCCCTGATGGTCACCGACTCGGTGTTCTCGGTGGACGGCGACGCCGCCCCGCTCGCCGAACTGGCCACCATGTGCCGGGAGTTCGGTGCGGGGCTCGTCGTCGACGACGCCCACGGACTCGGCGTGCTGGGGACCGGCGGCCGGGGCGCGCCGTACGCGGCGGGGCTGGCCGGTGCGCCCGACACCGTGGTGACCCTCACGCTCTCGAAGTCCTTCGGCAGCCAGGGCGGCGCCGTGCTCGGTCCCGCCAAGGTCATCGAGCACCTGGTGAACGCGGCCCGCACCTTCATCTTCGACACCGGGCTCGCGCCCGCGTCGGCCGGCGCCGCGCTGGCCGCCCTGCGGCTGCTGCGCGCCGAGCCGGAGCGTGCGGCGCGGGCGCGGGAGGTCGCCGCCGAGCTGTACCGGCTGCTCACGGCGGAGGGCCTTTCGGCGGTGCGTCCGGAGGCCGCCGTCGTGTCCGTACGGGCGCCGTCGCCGGACGAGGCCGTGCGGTGGGCGGCCGACTGCCGGGCCGCGGGCCTTGCGGTGGGGTGCTTCAGGCCGCCGTCCGTGCCGGACGGCATCTCGCGACTGCGGCTGACCGCCCGTGCGGATCTCACCGGCGAACAGATCGCCGATGCCGTACGAGTGATCAGCCGCAACGCACCCGGGTAA
- a CDS encoding DUF397 domain-containing protein: MTALPRHLPSSTTLHGARWQRSSRSNGMNNCVETATLVSGSLTGLRAVRDSKDTAGPALLFSPGPWETFVDSLR; this comes from the coding sequence ATGACAGCACTGCCTCGACACCTACCTTCCAGCACCACACTGCACGGTGCGCGGTGGCAGCGCAGCAGTCGCAGTAATGGAATGAACAACTGTGTCGAGACGGCCACGCTCGTCTCGGGTTCGCTGACCGGCCTGCGTGCCGTGCGCGACTCGAAGGACACGGCAGGGCCCGCCCTGCTCTTCTCCCCCGGCCCCTGGGAGACATTCGTAGACAGCCTCCGGTGA
- a CDS encoding helix-turn-helix domain-containing protein, which translates to MQYGPAVRRRQLGAELRALRGLAGLTSSEAAAKVGWHQSKVSRIETGRSGVKAPDVRLLLDAYDVKDPHLIERLAALGGSEEAGTGRHHWWKAYRDLLPATYRDFISLESQASWLRTLETSVVPGLLQTPDYARAVTRAALGGLPEDQVKALVEVRLARQDVLRADPPLRLSVVLDEAVLRRPVGGERVFAGQLARLRETAHLPHVRLQVLPFAAGEHVGLIGPFVIFSFPNIADLDLVVLDHLTSSLYLERKEDLQAYTEAFNSLQEQALSPEDSTDFIAGLGDGA; encoded by the coding sequence ATGCAGTACGGGCCCGCGGTGCGCCGCCGCCAACTCGGCGCGGAATTACGCGCCCTGCGCGGCCTGGCCGGACTCACCAGCAGCGAGGCCGCGGCCAAGGTCGGCTGGCACCAGTCGAAGGTCAGCCGGATCGAGACGGGCCGCAGTGGCGTGAAGGCCCCCGACGTGCGCCTCTTGCTCGATGCGTACGACGTGAAGGACCCCCATCTCATCGAACGCCTGGCCGCGTTGGGCGGCTCCGAGGAAGCGGGCACGGGGCGCCACCACTGGTGGAAGGCCTACCGCGACCTGCTGCCCGCGACCTATCGCGACTTCATCAGCCTGGAATCGCAGGCGAGTTGGCTGCGCACCCTGGAGACCAGTGTCGTGCCGGGCCTGCTGCAGACCCCGGACTACGCGCGCGCGGTGACCAGGGCCGCGCTCGGCGGGCTGCCGGAGGACCAGGTGAAGGCCCTGGTGGAGGTGCGTCTGGCCCGGCAGGACGTGCTGCGCGCGGATCCGCCGCTGCGGCTGAGCGTGGTGCTCGACGAGGCGGTGCTGCGCCGCCCGGTGGGCGGGGAGCGGGTCTTCGCGGGGCAGCTGGCGCGGTTACGGGAGACAGCACACCTGCCCCACGTGCGACTTCAGGTGCTGCCGTTCGCCGCGGGAGAGCACGTGGGCCTGATCGGGCCTTTCGTTATCTTCTCATTTCCGAACATTGCTGATCTGGATCTGGTTGTTCTCGACCATTTGACGAGTAGCCTCTACCTCGAACGGAAAGAAGACCTCCAGGCATACACGGAGGCCTTCAACTCCCTTCAGGAACAGGCGCTATCACCAGAGGACTCAACGGATTTCATCGCCGGGCTAGGCGATGGCGCATAA
- a CDS encoding ATP-binding protein, which translates to MADHQEASVTLPSDPASVPAARKYVSRVLMEWGLPGEAEVADTIRLIVSELATNAVQHTLGQSPTFTVGLELDRDEQLRIGVTDSHPRYPKRLPAAVQQDNGRGMVIIRWLAAECGGRLSVSPTEEGGKTVWIALPWTAPVKDRPRDPAH; encoded by the coding sequence ATGGCAGATCACCAGGAAGCATCCGTCACCCTGCCGAGCGATCCTGCCTCGGTCCCCGCGGCCCGTAAGTACGTCTCGCGGGTGCTCATGGAGTGGGGCCTGCCAGGAGAGGCCGAAGTGGCGGACACGATCAGGCTGATCGTCTCCGAGCTCGCCACGAACGCCGTGCAGCACACCCTCGGCCAGTCGCCGACCTTCACCGTGGGCCTGGAGCTCGACCGGGACGAACAGCTGCGGATCGGCGTCACCGACAGCCACCCCCGCTACCCCAAGCGGCTGCCCGCCGCCGTCCAGCAGGACAACGGCCGCGGCATGGTGATCATCCGCTGGCTGGCCGCCGAGTGCGGCGGCAGGCTGTCGGTCAGCCCCACGGAGGAGGGCGGCAAGACGGTCTGGATCGCCCTGCCGTGGACCGCCCCGGTCAAGGACAGGCCCCGCGACCCGGCCCACTGA